The Epinephelus lanceolatus isolate andai-2023 chromosome 11, ASM4190304v1, whole genome shotgun sequence genome window below encodes:
- the LOC144464618 gene encoding uncharacterized protein LOC144464618: MNNTGEIRMDNGGSSEDEASECSGGSGSTELLSDTSRENDAEDDAASEDSGLKAPPPPTVEPKPQAHRRRKARKTQIMEALDKGLDHLAQNDNTHDYEKGRLKWQKEVEKNRMELEKKRLDFEMNRMETEDRKAKKNRVNASAVSVL, encoded by the exons ATGAACAACACCGGGGAAATCAGGATGGATAACGGGGGGAGTTCAGAAGATGAGGCATCTGAGTGTT CAGGTGGATCTGGGAGCACTGAGCTTCTGTCAGACACCTCAAGGGAAAATGATGCTGAGGATGATGCAGCCAGTGAAGACTCTGGGCTCAAAGCACCACCTCCACCTACTGTTGAACCAAAGCCACAAG caCATCGCCGAAGAAAGGCGCGAAAAACACAGATAATGGAGGCACTGGACAAGGGTCTGGACCATCTCgcacaaaatgacaacaccCATGACTACGAGAAGGGGCGGCTTAAATGGCAGAAAGAGGTGGAGAAAAATAGAATGGAGCTGGAGAAGAAACGTCTTGATTTTGAAATGAacaggatggaaacagaggacAGAAAAGCGAAAAAGAACAGAGTTAATGCTTCAGCTGTTTCAGTGCTTTAG
- the LOC144464619 gene encoding uncharacterized protein LOC144464619, with protein MSYRLSPAEIAFLTQYCTVMKPVTKALNILQSETNTHMGWLLPVIFQLEAKLGRLEVSCKLCLPLIRAIQVGVQKHFGGMMGDPELIAAAILLPKFKTIWTEKANVTEAGLAYVKHHIELMTEDEMEHVGHSSDEDDFFSSLKSKKSKGTSELDGFLACVSDKMDLLNSFPLNKKLSLKLNIGLPASAACERLFSCAGLLFTANRARMNSTNFENQLLLKLNSKFTE; from the exons ATGTCATATAGGCTGAGTCCAGCTGAAATCGCCTTCTTGACCCAGTACTGCACCGTGATGAAGCCTGTGACGAAGGCATTAAACATCCTTCAGTCAGAGACGAACACACACATGGGATGGCTGCTGCCAGTGATCTTCCAGTTAGAAGCAAAACTTGGACGACTGGAAGTATCCTGCAAGTTGTGCCTACCACTAATCAGAGCCATTCAGGTTGGTGTCCAGAAGCACTTTGGTGGGATGATGGGAGACCCTGAACTGATAGCTGCAGCAATCCTTCTGCCAAAATTCAAGACCATTTGGACTGAGAAAGCCAACGTCACAGAAGCAG GTTTGGCCTATGTGAAGCACCACATTGAGCTCATGACAGAGGATGAGATGGAGCATGTCGGCCACTCATCAGATGAGGACGATTTCTTCTCATCACTGAAGTCCAAAAAGTCAAAAGGCACAAGTGAGCTAGATGGGTTTCTTGCCTGTGTTTCAGACAAAATGGACCTACTGAACTCTTTTCCTCTCAACAAAAagctctctctcaaactcaacATTGGCCTACCTGCTTCTGCTGCTTGTGAGCGCCTCTTCAGCTGTGCTGGACTGCTTTTCACTGCAAACCGAGCTAGAATGAACTCTACTAACTTTGAAAACCAGCTCCTGCTCAAACTAAATAGCAAGTTCACTGAGTAA